From Pigmentibacter ruber, a single genomic window includes:
- a CDS encoding peptide MFS transporter: MTTKIRQPKGMYVLAFTEVFERFSYYTLSFLLVLYASSPISSGGLGWSNERALELVGIYTLAAYTFPIIGSYIADDYIGKGKAVIFGGFTIILGHFFMLFSKNESMFYLALSCVALGTGFFKPCMPSLLGDLYKTNDNRRESGFNWYYLGINIGAMVAGISGGLLTKEFGYPIALASAGVGMTLGMLVFFLGKKHLVLEFTKKSKRVKEVQKKHMTKIQKKALYCLVLAFVFFAIWTTVYNLAVSGTLSLYIEKFTNRTILNYEIPTTFFMSLESFTIIVVTPIITFTLAKLALKNKYPHFFTQMNFAVFVSVLAIFYLTYLSYIAKDISDGARPFEHYQIMAFIILLSISETIISPVMMSAISIMAPLRFKSLFQSFYLASFGLTSLLAAKIGSHSLHAPFETFMIVSIVILTSGVVYFIARPKMIKIANEAAKDQK; the protein is encoded by the coding sequence ATGACCACTAAAATACGTCAGCCGAAAGGTATGTATGTCTTAGCGTTTACAGAAGTATTTGAAAGATTTAGCTATTACACTCTTTCTTTTTTGTTAGTTCTTTATGCATCTTCACCAATAAGTTCTGGAGGGCTTGGGTGGAGTAATGAAAGAGCGCTTGAATTAGTTGGTATTTACACTTTAGCTGCATACACCTTTCCTATTATTGGATCATATATAGCAGATGACTATATTGGAAAAGGAAAGGCAGTTATTTTTGGGGGCTTTACTATAATTTTAGGGCATTTTTTCATGCTTTTCTCAAAAAATGAGAGCATGTTTTATTTGGCTCTAAGCTGCGTTGCTCTTGGAACGGGTTTCTTTAAACCATGTATGCCCTCACTGCTCGGTGATTTGTATAAAACAAATGATAACCGAAGAGAATCTGGTTTTAATTGGTATTACTTAGGAATAAATATTGGTGCCATGGTAGCAGGGATAAGCGGTGGTCTTTTAACAAAAGAATTTGGGTATCCTATTGCTCTTGCTTCTGCTGGAGTAGGAATGACCTTGGGAATGTTAGTTTTCTTTTTAGGAAAAAAACATTTAGTTCTTGAATTTACTAAAAAGTCTAAACGAGTCAAAGAAGTGCAAAAAAAACATATGACCAAAATTCAAAAAAAGGCTCTTTATTGTTTAGTTCTAGCTTTTGTCTTTTTTGCAATTTGGACAACTGTATATAACCTTGCAGTTTCAGGAACTTTAAGTTTATATATTGAAAAATTCACCAACCGTACTATACTTAATTATGAGATACCTACAACTTTTTTTATGTCATTAGAAAGTTTTACAATTATCGTTGTTACACCAATCATTACTTTTACATTAGCTAAATTAGCACTTAAAAATAAATATCCCCACTTTTTTACTCAAATGAATTTTGCTGTCTTTGTTTCTGTTTTAGCCATATTTTATTTAACTTATTTGTCTTATATAGCTAAAGATATTTCTGATGGTGCACGACCTTTTGAACATTATCAAATTATGGCATTTATAATTTTACTTTCTATTAGCGAAACGATTATTTCTCCTGTGATGATGTCTGCTATAAGTATTATGGCTCCATTAAGATTTAAATCATTATTTCAGTCATTCTATTTAGCTTCTTTTGGACTGACGAGCTTATTAGCAGCAAAAATTGGCAGTCATTCTTTGCATGCTCCATTTGAAACTTTTATGATTGTGAGTATTGTCATATTAACTAGTGGCGTAGTTTATTTTATTGCTCGCCCAAAAATGATCAAAATTGCCAACGAGGCCGCTAAAGATCAAAAATAA
- a CDS encoding mechanosensitive ion channel domain-containing protein produces MFSLDLKDFYLQHVVTTFIFFLTFLGLRYLVIKQISNLKISSAETKRSIIVKVNNLFIIIIFLSIITIWSDEIKTMALSFVAIAAAVAIATKEFILCFIGGIYYWLAKPFSVGDRIEIFSFRGEVIDFKFLSTKIIEIGPGKDHSQYTGRMLIIPNSLFLIHTIAKESHHEKFTLYSFIVPIENNSNWQIAEKNLLTAAQNACRNFYDDAKEFYASEEHFFVLGPVNIEPRVQIVIHSPKQINLIVRIPCPSLQTNQIQQNIIRYYMELQTQKISDTSNTEHRAGVTTL; encoded by the coding sequence ATGTTCTCTTTAGACTTAAAAGATTTTTATTTACAACATGTTGTTACAACCTTTATTTTCTTCTTAACATTTCTGGGTCTTAGATATTTAGTCATCAAACAAATATCTAATTTAAAAATTTCTTCTGCTGAAACTAAAAGAAGTATTATTGTTAAAGTTAACAATTTATTTATAATTATTATATTTCTTTCTATCATTACAATATGGTCAGATGAAATAAAAACGATGGCACTCTCTTTTGTCGCCATTGCAGCAGCAGTAGCAATTGCTACCAAAGAGTTTATTTTATGCTTTATCGGTGGAATTTATTATTGGCTAGCAAAACCCTTTTCCGTTGGTGATAGAATTGAAATATTTTCATTTAGAGGCGAAGTAATTGATTTTAAATTTTTAAGTACAAAAATAATAGAAATCGGTCCTGGCAAAGATCATTCGCAATACACTGGAAGAATGCTCATCATTCCAAATAGCTTATTTCTAATTCATACGATAGCCAAAGAAAGCCATCATGAAAAATTTACTCTTTATTCTTTTATAGTTCCAATTGAAAACAATTCTAATTGGCAAATTGCTGAAAAAAATTTACTAACAGCTGCTCAAAATGCATGTAGAAACTTTTATGATGATGCCAAAGAATTTTATGCTAGTGAAGAACACTTTTTTGTCTTAGGTCCAGTAAATATTGAACCAAGAGTTCAAATAGTCATACACTCTCCAAAGCAAATAAATTTAATTGTGAGAATACCCTGCCCTTCATTACAAACTAATCAAATACAGCAAAATATCATACGCTACTATATGGAATTACAGACACAAAAAATTTCTGATACTTCAAATACCGAACACAGAGCAGGTGTTACTACTTTATAA